One segment of Marvinbryantia formatexigens DSM 14469 DNA contains the following:
- a CDS encoding carbohydrate ABC transporter permease, which yields MKRKSISRVLIYLLLILLTIICFLPFYIMIINATHSTNELMTGLYLLPGDSLIENYHNMTNMIDIGRGFLNSIIITVSSTVLSGYFGALTAFGLTKYEFRGRNIIFAIIMMSMMIPSQLGIIGFFRLCKYMGILDTFFPLILPSIANASTVFFIMQYIRSSLPDSLLECARMEGCGEFLIFNRIVIPLIKPAIATMSIFNFVASWNNFMVPMIVLFSQKNFTLPLLIMNLRGSFNRDYGATYTALAISIVPIMIVYAFMSKHITEGVTAGAVKG from the coding sequence ATGAAAAGAAAATCAATATCAAGAGTTCTGATTTATCTTCTGTTGATTTTACTGACTATTATTTGTTTTTTGCCATTTTATATTATGATTATCAATGCAACGCATAGTACAAACGAACTTATGACAGGGCTATATCTGCTTCCTGGTGACAGTCTGATTGAAAACTATCATAATATGACGAATATGATTGATATTGGCCGGGGATTTTTAAATAGTATAATTATAACTGTTAGCAGTACCGTTTTAAGTGGGTATTTTGGAGCATTGACAGCCTTTGGGCTTACGAAATATGAATTTAGGGGAAGAAATATTATTTTTGCGATTATCATGATGTCAATGATGATTCCGTCCCAGCTTGGAATTATTGGATTTTTCCGTCTGTGCAAATATATGGGAATACTGGATACCTTTTTCCCTCTGATTCTGCCATCTATTGCAAATGCAAGTACAGTATTTTTTATTATGCAGTATATTCGCTCCTCGCTTCCGGATTCATTACTGGAATGTGCAAGGATGGAAGGCTGCGGGGAATTTCTGATATTTAACAGAATTGTAATTCCGCTTATTAAACCAGCGATAGCGACAATGTCTATTTTTAATTTTGTAGCATCATGGAATAATTTTATGGTACCAATGATTGTATTGTTTAGTCAGAAAAATTTTACTTTGCCGCTTCTGATTATGAATTTACGTGGTTCTTTTAACAGAGATTATGGTGCTACATATACAGCGCTGGCAATTTCGATTGTCCCCATTATGATTGTATATGCCTTTATGTCAAAGCATATTACGGAAGGGGTAACGGCAGGAGCCGTAAAAGGATAA